ttgaaatattttccctTCCCTTTGCGTCATCCGCTCTgtcatatataatatatatatgtatatagatagaGTTCTTTTTAAGTGAGTCCTTGGCGAGGATCACATCCTTGGTTGTATGCTAGCTTAAATCATGATAAAGTTCTTGTATCTGCTGCATGCGCAGTGCAGTGTTTACtcaaataattattgttgCCACATCCTGCGGCCCTCAGTCCTCGAGCAGCGCTGGTTGCTGCCCGGCAGGGGGCGCCACCGGCGGCAGGACACATCCGGCGGCAGCCGCATCCTCGGCAACATCGTCCGCGGTCGTCTCCAGGAACGGCTGCTGCTCTTGTTATGTCAGGTCCTGCTGCGAATCTATCGAGAACAGCTCCTTGTACAGCGCCGGAAAAACGACATTCGGGTGCTGCAGCTTGAACTTGCTCAGCGATTCCATGTGCAAGATGGAAATATCGCTGGAAAAATCGGAACATTAGGAGTATGCTCCGGAAACTAATAGAATCTCCAATCAACGTACCGGAAATTGGGTATATTGTTCAGCAGTGTGTCCAGCACGGTGACATCGCCCTTGAGCGGCGCATGATTCGTTTCCAGCTCCTGCCGGATCGCATTCATGCTCAGATTGAAAAGCCTCTGTATTTCCGTATTACCACGCACTCCATTGCGTTCTAAGGCAAAAGATAAATCATATTATATAGGCCTATTTAAGATGTGAAGTGAATCGCACCTGGCCAGAGCAGCACTAAGCTCTGATACAGCGCCAGTTCGGTTTCAGTCAGTTTGAGTTCGGCTATCGACTTGGCCGTTTGGAAGATGCGCGACACCAGACGCATCTCTTCCGAGTCGGATGTGTAGAACGCCTCCTGGGGCAGCATCACGTCGCCGTAGAGAACCGCGTTCTGTGAGAGATCAAGCAGTCTGGACATGCGAACAATCGCCAGCTCAAAGGAGCCCGTCTTCAGCAGTAATATCTAGGTGAAAACAGGTAATTTATTGACTATCTTTAAGTACTTAATCGCATAGGAAACTCACCTGATCGTCCTGACTTAGGCGCATGAATCCCGGTATGAGCTTAGCAAATTCGATTATGTTCTGTATCATTTGTGTAAGCTTCTCGGCGCAGTCCAGCCAGAGTTCCTCTTGGCCCAGATTCTTGTAGTAGAGAATGCGCGACACATCCTGCACAGCAAGAAGAATATGTTCCATTATCAAGGGTATACTTTCGGGCTTAAGCGATAAACACTCACCGGCTGCTTTCGGAACATGTCGTGCACAGCTTCCAGTTTGGTATTTGTGTTGGCATGCGCCTCCGCCAGCGTCTTGATCAGCACATCGTTGATATCGCCATCCGCTGGAGAGATATGGATTGATATGGGTATTGATAgatttatcatttatttttcaaattggAGATTCGCCCAACTTACCGTGACTAATAAATTCGGGATCGATTATTGTACTGCGCGGCTCGTAGGTGGTGCTGTCCACGTAGTCCGCCGAGATGTCGTACTGCATGGTCTGCTGTGGCGTCACGGAGGCCGAGTATCCGTAGGGACTGCCGTAGCCCACCTCGTTGTTGGAGTAGCCGCCGCTGTAGCTGAGTGACAAGAAGGGCATTACGGGTCGGGAGCAATGATGTCAGATGGGGAAGAGAAGAGCAGACGAGAGGAGGGAGATAAAGAGCGAGGTCGTACAGCGGGTCGGGGATCGGGTGGATCGCAGACGGATCAATATGGGGGGTCATTCTCGGTTCGGTCATACTGCACctgttgtaattgttgtgatGCAGCTGGTCGCTGCTCGAGGGCGTCTGTGTGTCGTATACGGAGCTATCCGGTGCCGCGTCGCTTTGTGCCCGCATCTGGGCCCGATGGAAGCGTACCTCGTCCTCGACCTTCTCGCGCTGCTTCTTGGACATCCTGCCGAACTTTACAGCTGCAAGGGGGGTGTGGTCAAGGGGGTGGGATTAACACATTAATGCAGTGCGCAAATTGATCGCTGGCACCCAGAGAAAAGTGCGGAAACTAAACTGACTGGCAGTACACAATCTGgcctacttttttttttttaataatacacAAATAATTTATCATCAATTCATGTTTCTATGTTACTAAAAAGTCTTGAATTGTAAAATTGTTCTTAGATATCAATTCAGTTTCCAAACGCTTTACTCTCGGTGCCACATGCAACACTTTCTACAGACC
The sequence above is drawn from the Drosophila melanogaster chromosome 2R genome and encodes:
- the Hr3 gene encoding hormone receptor 3, isoform H, translated to MYTQRMFDMWSSVTSKLEAHANNLGQSNVQSPAGQNNSSGSIKAQIEIIPCKVCGDKSSGVHYGVITCEGCKGFFRRSQSSVVNYQCPRNKQCVVDRVNRNRCQYCRLQKCLKLGMSRDAVKFGRMSKKQREKVEDEVRFHRAQMRAQSDAAPDSSVYDTQTPSSSDQLHHNNYNSYSGGYSNNEVGYGSPYGYSASVTPQQTMQYDISADYVDSTTYEPRSTIIDPEFISHADGDINDVLIKTLAEAHANTNTKLEAVHDMFRKQPDVSRILYYKNLGQEELWLDCAEKLTQMIQNIIEFAKLIPGFMRLSQDDQILLLKTGSFELAIVRMSRLLDLSQNAVLYGDVMLPQEAFYTSDSEEMRLVSRIFQTAKSIAELKLTETELALYQSLVLLWPERNGVRGNTEIQRLFNLSMNAIRQELETNHAPLKGDVTVLDTLLNNIPNFRDISILHMESLSKFKLQHPNVVFPALYKELFSIDSQQDLTXQEQQPFLETTADDVAEDAAAAGCVLPPVAPPAGQQPALLED
- the Hr3 gene encoding hormone receptor 3, isoform D gives rise to the protein MRLLNPDNMPSTIRAQIEIIPCKVCGDKSSGVHYGVITCEGCKGFFRRSQSSVVNYQCPRNKQCVVDRVNRNRCQYCRLQKCLKLGMSRDAVKFGRMSKKQREKVEDEVRFHRAQMRAQSDAAPDSSVYDTQTPSSSDQLHHNNYNSGGYSNNEVGYGSPYGYSASVTPQQTMQYDISADYVDSTTYEPRSTIIDPEFISHADGDINDVLIKTLAEAHANTNTKLEAVHDMFRKQPDVSRILYYKNLGQEELWLDCAEKLTQMIQNIIEFAKLIPGFMRLSQDDQILLLKTGSFELAIVRMSRLLDLSQNAVLYGDVMLPQEAFYTSDSEEMRLVSRIFQTAKSIAELKLTETELALYQSLVLLWPERNGVRGNTEIQRLFNLSMNAIRQELETNHAPLKGDVTVLDTLLNNIPNFRDISILHMESLSKFKLQHPNVVFPALYKELFSIDSQQDLT
- the Hr3 gene encoding hormone receptor 3, isoform C, which gives rise to MASLLGSAPPAQILANQPIIVKIEPTQSFHIVDEGDTRVLSLPLSDADKLGASWIDLKDIAGLQAGGGATLLDVCFEQANEDGTIIATVQPDLENELEAELKAEGEPEDETEPEPPAPKRLATTRPAQSRPQQQQQQQQQQVKFLSDPPALARSSSFSSLSSFSSISNISSVCKNMASNTSQEGSLKRTKERTPPPMPPLTTHKPAATTTATSATSAAAATSAATASATATSARENSREHSSSSSGSNGAMTAQIEIIPCKVCGDKSSGVHYGVITCEGCKGFFRRSQSSVVNYQCPRNKQCVVDRVNRNRCQYCRLQKCLKLGMSRDAVKFGRMSKKQREKVEDEVRFHRAQMRAQSDAAPDSSVYDTQTPSSSDQLHHNNYNSGGYSNNEVGYGSPYGYSASVTPQQTMQYDISADYVDSTTYEPRSTIIDPEFISHADGDINDVLIKTLAEAHANTNTKLEAVHDMFRKQPDVSRILYYKNLGQEELWLDCAEKLTQMIQNIIEFAKLIPGFMRLSQDDQILLLKTGSFELAIVRMSRLLDLSQNAVLYGDVMLPQEAFYTSDSEEMRLVSRIFQTAKSIAELKLTETELALYQSLVLLWPERNGVRGNTEIQRLFNLSMNAIRQELETNHAPLKGDVTVLDTLLNNIPNFRDISILHMESLSKFKLQHPNVVFPALYKELFSIDSQQDLT
- the Hr3 gene encoding hormone receptor 3, isoform F, whose amino-acid sequence is MYTQRMFDMWSSVTSKLEAHANNLGQSNVQSPAGQNNSSGSIKAQIEIIPCKVCGDKSSGVHYGVITCEGCKGFFRRSQSSVVNYQCPRNKQCVVDRVNRNRCQYCRLQKCLKLGMSRDAVKFGRMSKKQREKVEDEVRFHRAQMRAQSDAAPDSSVYDTQTPSSSDQLHHNNYNSYSGGYSNNEVGYGSPYGYSASVTPQQTMQYDISADYVDSTTYEPRSTIIDPEFISHADGDINDVLIKTLAEAHANTNTKLEAVHDMFRKQPDVSRILYYKNLGQEELWLDCAEKLTQMIQNIIEFAKLIPGFMRLSQDDQILLLKTGSFELAIVRMSRLLDLSQNAVLYGDVMLPQEAFYTSDSEEMRLVSRIFQTAKSIAELKLTETELALYQSLVLLWPERNGVRGNTEIQRLFNLSMNAIRQELETNHAPLKGDVTVLDTLLNNIPNFRDISILHMESLSKFKLQHPNVVFPALYKELFSIDSQQDLT